The DNA segment aaattattttgttacATAAATTATTGATAAATGTTAAATTAGTACATAAACTATTAAAAATAGTTTAATTGGTATATGCTCAAACTCAAAAGTCAATTTTGCTctttacttaattttttttatgtctaATAATGTTATTAAATTCaacaacatatatattttacattttaaattattttattaattataaatataaaaataaattcatatttactaattactatactataaaatgaaattatatatcatatatccaaaaaaaatattcaacgtgaaatttatatattataaatgaaagatacatatatatatatatatatcattttttattttattaatataaatagtatataatattataacatagaTAAAACGAAAAActcatttattatatattttttaatattttattttgaatatataatttatcaattgttatatatgtgtgtgtatgtgtatgTTTAtgtttgtattaattgatatttataatattttcgtacaatgattgcgatttttttataatataaaatttaaataaatataaatttatgcttataattgtaataaaataattttgaaaaaaaacgtgtatctattttaattttacaaaaacATTGGACTATAAAATAATTTAGGTAAAGGGTAAAATTGTCTTTAAAACTtgatcatgtaccaattaaaccattttcaatagATCATGTACTAATTTAACATTTtaccaatagttcgtgtacaaaaataaattttactctTTTTAATATTGTCGTATGCAcaaatgtatgtatgtatgtattaattattattattattattatttattgttttgtttttattaaaattggTATTATTTAGTATTACACAAAAACTAGAATTATCTCAAATGTCAATTTTGTGATATGGGTTTTTGATCCGATCCAATTtgactgaaaaaatattattttttgtaataaaatattatttttcattgttaATATAGATATAATCGACTCGTTCACAAGAAAGCTACTAGTATTAAttacaatataaataatttacatTATCTGCGTTTGTTGGACTGCTGATCTCCTCTATCTTGTCACGTCAGTTTTATTGAGAAAGCAACTTAATCTAAATTTTCCACtatataattatttacattGTCGATTACTCAAAGTTTAGGATGCCTTTTCTTTGGTCAAATAATTCCGGCCCCTTCaagagaataaaaatatttcatagaaagatttcataattatttttctatcaaatttaaaatatcttaAGCATCTTAATGAGGGTATCACGTTTGAATGGAATCTGATAATAATAGATTTCTTCTATTTATAAATAGGAACACACTGTTTAGAATaaagaccaaaaataaaaagttaaaaaataaCCAAATTCAACTAGAAaacaaaatcaatcaaattACACTTTGAATCACTGAAAGTCTAAGCGAGTGTGGAAAATGACCAACACATATCAGAAGGGTATCGACATGAAAACCAATAATAAATATAGAGACAGACTGTTTAGAATCCACCATATATAGTTTGGCTTTGAATTTGAGCAGTTCGTCTCTGATATAGTTTTACGGATTGTTTAGAATCCATCATCTATAGTTTGGCTTTGAATTTGAGCATTTCGTCTCTGAGACAGTTTTACGAATTTATATCTAATAAGATGGGTTACGACTCATATctacaacaataaaaataatttttgatatataaaaaaaacatatttttttatggattAAGTCGAATAAACGATCTTTTTCACAAAATTGACATGtaagattattttataaaagtttttttGTTTCTATTTATAGTTAACAACACAAGATATTATGTTAAGTCATCATTTTAGACCCAAAAAATATACTAATTTTTAATGCCGTTTTCATTGTTGTTGAATAGGATGCtttcaaataatttgaatacaagaagaaaatGAATTTTGGGCCAACTTGCAGCCAAATGCAATTGTCACTTCCAATCCACCAAACTAAAGCTCCTTAGACTTCACATAACACCTCTTGTTACATTTTTCTCCTTGAAGAAATTGTTTCCACTCTACGCCATcaaccaaaataataataaaagaaaacttaTCTATTTGCGAATAGATTAAATGAATGAGCCAACACCTAATAAGGTCTTACAcagatacatgttttattcctTTCTTGGCTTATACATATCGAAATTCACTTCTctgttttttttggtttttcctTTGTCTGATTTCTCACATATAAAAGGAGTGTTTCTCGTCAAGAAATCTAAATCTTGAAAAGGGTTccttttcttgaaaaaaaacCGAGCTACTTTCTTGATCAAGATGCTGTTTTTCATCGAAACGAAGCCATGATCATGGAAATCGTATTATCTGTGACACTTCTATTTGTGGGGATAGCTGCTTTGGTGATCATTCACATTTGTGTGGTGGGGAGAGCTTTCGGCGGCGATTTCCCCCGGAGGGGATCGATTTCGGGCCCTAGTCGTGCGGTTCGGGTTCCGAGCATGAGACAAGAGGATATAAAGGAGTTGCCATGTTTTGATTACAAGGTTGAAGAGAATGGGAACAGAGAGTGTTCTGTGTGTTTGGAAAATTTCAAGAACGGGGAAACGTGCAAGATGCTGCCCAAGTGTAGTCACAGTTTCCATTCCGAGTGTATCGATTCTTGGCTTTTGAAGACCGCAGCTTGCCCGATTTGTAGAGCATCTGTTGGATCAATACTACACTTTGAACAAGTTCAGAATAGGAGCCATTCAGATGAAGTTGGAGTAGAATTAGTCTAACGTTGTTGCCTCATTCACTGTATAGTactttttgttatatatattgATTGAATGTTTGCTGCGTACGTTATAATTAAGCATTTTGTGAGTGCTTAAGAAAATTGTTTCAATGCCCCAAACATAGCAGATAACGCAGCAGCAAACGATGGTGGTGGGAGAGAAGAAAGAGTTTGTTTCCactgtttttgtttttaattttttgggaAAAGAATTGGATTTTTTCCTTTATGTTACATGGATTGGGGTTTTCGATATGCTCACTAATTATCGAATCCAAGCATTTCTCGTATTGGTAGATGTTTATGTCATAGTATCACGAGTGAGATGTTGAATCGAATTGGATTTTGTAATGTCATATTTGTTCTTGCCATTCTTGGAGTATTCATGGTTTCTTGGTGACATCCCCGGTATTGCAACGGGTAAATTAGTATAGTAAAGTGCaggaagaaaataattttttggtcAAATTACACCTACTCCTAAATATAATAATTCATAATCAAGTAAATATGACAAATAATATGTCTCATATGTTGACATATTCTTTCATTTGGTTTaaagatcaaataataaatacgACTTCAGATTAAGACAAGTTTATCGTCATGGAAACAGACCAAAACCCAAAAATAGTATAAACGTATTCTAAAATCAAgtgtttatattaatatttatcgCTCTCGAAATGAGATGGATGTAACGAtgaattttcaagaaaataataAGCATAAGAATGTCTTATTCATGCCGTATTTTCAACCATGGTTAGATTGTATTGTTTAAAGActataatttgaaaatttaaataaaaatgaagGTGTGCTTAGAAAAGAGAGTGATTGTAGGATTGATCAAGAAGATGGGCATAAAATCAAGAAGACGACAAAAATTCATTAAACGACAACGTTTGTCACCATCAAGATTCAATTGTGATTGGTTCTTATTTTCAAATTTGCGATTGGTAGGCAACTAGGCAAGCTCTTGAATTTGGCTCTTCCAAATCAATCTATGGGCAAAACCTACCTGTTCTCGACAAAACCCTCCCCAGAGGGTAAATTTAACCCTCCccagaattcattttcaatcactCCAAAATTAAAATACCATATTGTCATtccccaaaaataaataaataaataataccaTCTTATTAAAAATCTTAAGAGGGTCCTTCCATATCAAACACCGTCCAAGAGAGACTTTATCGAACATAATCATTTTTCAGATGGAATAATCAAGGATTCATACATACACAGACACCTacgtttgattttatttttctaaaccAGCTATGCGAAAACTTCTCGGAGTCGGATGAAAATTGAAATCTGATATGGTGTTATAGAACTTCAATTACTAGTACAATCCATTCTCCAAGCATGCACAATAACTAAACAACCCGGAACATGCTACAAACCTGTGAAGCTTGCAATTTCAGAAATCATGAACAGTAATGGCTTCATTAAAAATGTTCAGCAATCAGAATTACAGGCAAGATAGCATTAATCCAGGCATAAAAGATGATCTACGCAGGTCGAATCCGCTTTTACCAGTTAAGAGTTCAAAATCAAAACGTTGTGTCAGTAGCGATAAAGCCATGATTCCCATGAAGATGGTAACCCACACATTCAATAGAAAAGCTGTTATCGCAAAGCGCAACCAACATCAACAAATCAAGTAGACTTGGCCGCATTCTTCTCGGCGATGCTCTCCAATTCCCTGCGAAGCTGCAACGAGAAGTCATCActgacatcatcatcatcccaGTCGTCTTCCCATTGCTGAGTCACTTCTTTGCCTTCCTCTTTGTCCTCCCACTCTACAAACTCTATACCCGTGAGGAAACGAAAATATCCACAAAAATTGGCACTAATAAAGATTTTGAGCACTCATAAATCATAATCAAGTTTCACAGAAATGACTTCATGATTCCCACAAACAAATGAAAAACtcacaattaaaaaaaacagagaGAATTTTACATTGCATGTCCATTGTTTAAGAAAGGGCGATGAATAAGTCGAGGAACCAATACAAATTAAGATCTTCAGAATTCAAGTTTCAGTCTTACACATCGTGAAGAAAGACGTGCAACAAGAAGATCAAAATGAGAAAACACAAGCTACTGATCATCAACTTGTGACGGAAATGGATGACCAGCTAGAGAGGAGCTGTAGTGCTCAAGTGCTGTACTAATTTCGAAGTCTAATGAGCATATACATGTTAAAATGACTTCAATATTATAGCACAGGGCAACTTATTAGTTCAAAATTCGAGCAGCTTTCGGGCAACAAGTAAATCGGAGATTGAGAGCTTGTCAGTCTCAAAGTTTTAAACAATAATCCTGCagatttcaatttcaaaacctGGTTCTTACTCCACGACACAAACTGAAGGACACTGCATCAACATCTCCAGTGTTTTCAATAAAGCAGGGTAACATAACTCTCAGATTCAAACATTTTAATTACTTAAAACACTGAcctaaaaatccaaacatattttaATGGAAAAAGCTCAATTCTAAACACGatcacaaaaataaaaatatactaaAACTTAAAAAGATTACCACGATTAATATCAAAATCCTCAAACTCGTCATCGTCTTCAAATAGATCCATCTTCACTTCTTCAGTTTCAGGCTTTGGTGGTTCATTCTCCATTCCTAAAATCATGCAACATTTGGTTTCATACCGTAAATAATACAcagaaaaatcaaaatctccGGGCGACACCTCCTGAAAATTATAGCTTGAACATACACAATCAGAGATTCATCTTACCAGCTACTTTGATTGAGAGGTACGATATGAACGATCGATAGATGTTTCTCcaagtttgaaagaaattcAGGGAGGAAGTCCAATTTACAAGCAACTGCCGAACAATAGGTTTCCATCTCGACGACGTCGTATGGAATGCCACTGGAAAATTAAATTACAAAACCCACCCTAGGAATAAAGAAAATGCAGTTTTCAGTCCACGATGGAGAAGTGGCACCAAGAAACTCGAGCGACCCGAACTCTCCAAACTCCATTTGTAtaattgtatttgaaattatcAAATCTGAGTTATATATTCCAAACCTTTTTCTTAGCCGAAATCaagttaaaaaatttttgttcgATTATTTGcgagttttaatattttaatatgatataaatatgtatcatataaatatatttcagttttttattttctagTGGTTCACTCCTAAACCAAGCTTTAATTCGAACCAAATTGAAGTCAAAAgtattaaaattttagatatCGAGTTCGAATGGAATTGAAGTCAAAagtattaaaattttaagatatttgaatcgagttcgagctcaattatttctaatttgaatcttatatatttttcatattgAGTTCGATTCTATTTATTTACAGCCTAATTCAAGCCAATGCTGCGGTCCAAAATCCTAGACAAaccaatattttaaaattgttgaatctcaataaaaacattttattACCATACTTCATGAGAATTCTGCATTTTAGTTTTCGGAAAATCAAAAAACATAaagtttttctttttaaaaaagataTTTTCTTTGTAGACGAATGTCATATATACATTATATCTAAActatacatttatttttaaaaattcaatctGTATAGCAATACcattattttaaatcaaattcaacATCATAATAATAAGTTTaataacaaattaattaaatgagCTAGCAGCTCCAGCTCAAAACTTGGGCCTAATCCTAATTCCTATGCACAAACGATATTCCTACAGTTATGAAAGATAAATGAAAATCGACCCACTgacataaaaatgataaataaagGACCTAAATTTCTAATGAAAATttcccaaaaaaatttaattctccACGACCAAAAAAAAAGGTAATATATAGATAGATGTTAAATCATTCAAAAATAAAGCCCAACCAAATACGATCCAACATCACGcgaaaattattcaaaatcaCCGAAATAGGAGGAAAAAAATTGATCCCACAAAATCACTTACGACTCATCAAAATCTCAGACCCCGAAAAATATAGTAAATAATAATCATTGAGAATTAGGAGGACGACTATTGGCCGATGAAACCCTGGATCCCCACTCAAGAAGCTCTTTACTAGTATCATCTTTGTGAACTATCACTTCTATAAAGCACAAGCAATCTTTCTTCTCCGAAATTGCCTTTTCAATTGCTTCAATAAGCTCTTCCTCACAATACACCTATACACAACACAAATAttccaatttattttttttctaaccacaaaatatgtaaaaaaaaaaaaaaaaaaaaggttcgaAAATAATATGATAGAAGCCTTGGCGAAAATAGGGTGGACGAATAAATCTACAGTACCTTGGCAGTCCAGCATTTGCCCTCGCCGTTGCAAATGGCGTCCACGAGTCCCGTGTAGTTCCAATTCTTGATCACATTGTAAGGGCCATCATGGATTTCAACTTCTATGGTGTATCCACCATTGTTGATCAAGAAAATAATGGTCTTTTGCCCGCATCGGATCATCGTCGAAACATCTTGTGCAGTTACCTGCCGAGCAACATCAGATTATGTCACTAGTTCATGGTGGTGTGCGCATCATCATGGCTATTAGAGGTAAGGCTATTAAGGTGCAGGGTTCACTAAAATCAAGGCTACCTGGTGGACTAATCACTAAAGTTCAGTATTCTAGATAGTATTTCTTATGTGCAAGTTGTATATATAATAAGCATTCAttaatgtacaaccaaaaatgGGAGTCTTTGCATTGTATTTCACTTGTGAATCACAATCCCTCATGCAATGTGGTCAAAGCAAAGCAGGCACGATAAGGTATGAGTCACGAGCAAGGCATTTCTTGTCTAAAGAGATGGCCTCAGGCACACACGCTTATAACAGTTATAGGATTTGCATGTATACATATTTCGAGTTCTTCGACGTTATTTTAATTTCATCCCTCAACATATACAGAGTTAAATAGAGCAACAACTTGTAGTTTCACTATGCTTACACTTTGAAGGGCTTTTAGTTACCTGAAAGCTTCCATCACCAATGCAAGCAATCACCCTTTTCTTGGGAACAGATTGTGCATAACCTAATGTAGCACCAACTGACCATCCAATCGATCCATACTGCATTTGAAACTCATACCTGCGACAACACCACCTTTTTGCCTCAAATTTATACGACAAAAATGGCACAAAATGATGATCAAAACAAAGATTTACACACAAAATCTCCACTTACCCACATCCCTCGGGCAATTTCAGCTTCTGGCAATTAAACCAAGAATCCCCTGTTTCAGCAATCACCGCGGTTTCCCCAGACAACATCTTTTGGATATGTTGGAAAAGCACATTAACTCTCAGTGGACCGTTAGACTCATTTTTGAGAGGAAACCCGTCAGGCACATAAATCCGTTTGTAATTCTCGTGTGCAGTAGTGTTCTTCTCGATTTTCTTGGCCAGTTCCCGTAGAAAATCTTTCATCAAGACACAGCCAAATGCAGGGCAATTAGCAATGATGACACGATCAGGTTGCACGATAATTGCCTTCTCCTTTTTCAGCAAGAGGGAGTATCCCACCGAACTATAGTCGTTAAAGATCGGGCCTACGAATATATAAGCATCAGCAGATTCCACGATCTCACCGCAGAATGCCGTCCCTACTGCACCCCAGTACGTGCCGATGAAGTGAGGATGCTGCTCAGGGACCAGCCCTTTTGCCGATGGCATCACCGCCATTGCATAACCACTGGCATTTACGAGCTCGACAAATTCAGAGCAAGCCTTAGAAACTCGTAGTTTTGGCCCGCCAACAATCACCGGCTTCACTGCCTTGTTTAGAAAAGCTGCTGCTGCATCTACCGCCACCTCAAGGCCCCTTTTATTGCTCAATCTGTTTCACCACCATCGAAGAATTTCATCAAACACTTACGCCAACAAGGCATCAGgatagaaattaaaaaaaaaaaaaacagagtgTCAAGTGCATATACCTAGGAGAGAGTGAAAACGGGATTGGATCTCTAGCAAAAGTTGGGTGAGAAATGCCTGGCAAATTGCAACTGATGCTTATATACACAGGCTTGCTCTCTTTCATAGCAGTGGAAATGGCTCTATCAATTTGCTCATGAGCATCATCCAAGTTATTCACAACAGCCTATAAGTTTGAATATAAACATTAAGCAAAACTAGATTAAAATTAAACACTATTCCTGCAAAATGCCAACATATAAGATTACACGAAGACTCCGATACAAAATTTTAATCCACGATTTTACGTATTCGATCCCAGTAGCAGTATTTACCTGGTAACAGGTGACGGTCTGGAAACATCTCAGTTCCTGGCTGAAATCCGGCAACCCGATCGTATGGTGCAAAATCCTGTTCGTCCCGTAATCATTCGTGTTCGGTCCTCCCACAATACAAATCACCGGCAGATTCTCACTGTACGCGCCGGCGATCGCGTTTATCACGCTCAGCCCACCTACAGTGAACGTCACCACGCAAGCTCCAACGCCACGTTCCCTGGCGTAGCCATCCGCCGCGTAACCAGCGTTCAGCTCGTTGCAGCAGCCGATGTTGGTGAGCCCAGGCTCGGCTATCAGGTGATCGAGGAGAGTGAGGTTGAAATCCCCGGGAACAGAGAAGACGTCCCCCACCCCGATCTCCACCAGCCGCCTCGCCACATGACTGCCGAGGGTGGCGTCCGGGACGGCGGAATGGTGGCTGTGCGTGTTTTGGAGGGTTGAAACGGCGCCGTTACCGGCGGGAAATCCAATGTTGGTGTTGTTGGGCTTGCATGCGTCGAGCGTGCCTAGGATAGTATCCATGAGCTGGGAAAATTTTGACGGTAACAAACTCGGGGGCGGTTAAAAATAATGACGGTGAAAAATGAGAGGTGAGTAGAATGGGTAAAAGGGGGGTGATGCTTATACATACCGTGCATGAGAGTGCGTGGCTTTTGCTTAGTTAATTTCGGAAATACTAGGTTTTTTTTCTTAGGGAAGGGGTTTTCCCATTCCTGGTACTGATTCGAATCTTTTTCTCATATTAGTAATTAAATGTGTTTTTCTACCTACCAAAAAGTTATGTGCATTTTTTGGTCAACTcgatgaatatttaatttgtcaaTTCTTGCCTCGCACCAATGTGTTATAATTTTCATTTGagtacaaaatatatatattttgttagtCGTGGTctagataatatttttttatgttaaaatccGCAATCGCTACCTTTCGATGCACTCTGGTCTAAATATATTTTGTTATAATGGTGATgggtataattatatttttaatatactaaaatatataaataaattaagtggTTCAATTTGTAAAAATCGCATTGTGAAATCATCAATTTCTAATATTTAAACCCTAGTAGGGTTAAATTACATTTTTAGACCTTAGGGGGTTATTTTGCATTTAGGCACATTTTTTTGCACAAATACAGGTTGATCTCTTCATTTGTGGGTAATTGATTTCTCATTCTCAAAGCTCTCAACTTTTGCATTATTCGCGGAACATATCGCTGACTTTAGCGTCGGAAGGCTATTGCCGGGTGATCACCCGACGTCTCTAACATTTGTTCGTGAGGCAGGTGATAGCCCAGAGGAGATCATTCGATTTTTTAAGGGatcatcttatttattttttgattaagAGAGACTATTATTCGCCCACATCAAGTTGGTTTTTGAATTTGAACCTCATCTTAAATTTGATATTTCAGTGTTAGATAAATTACAATTTATCGACGAGTAGATAATACTTTTATTAGAATAATTTGTTGAAACAATTTATagaaaaaagttttaaaataatataataaatacgaTGGACCGGAATTTTTAACTCCGACCCTCTTATTATTTTTAGCGGCTAGGGGGTAAGAAAAGAACCCTGTCTCTTGAGAGTCTGTTTAAAGTTTTTTACTATGAGTCTATGATTGATTGGATAAATGAGATCATATTTGTGTAGACACTGACTCAACTCAAATTCAAGAGTTTAGATTTATCAATATATGTAGGGTCTATAATATTTTCAGTGattctaaaaaatattgataaattgTCACCCTTAAATAATAATTGAGTAGTGCTGGTATAATGAAATTATCTTTATTTACTTATCAAATGTCTGTGTTGCGTGTTTTTGGCCTATTAAATATCAGTATTGTTCATATTGAATGTCTCGCACTTTTAATTACTCAAAAGTGTTTCTAAACCAATTTACATTTATGTCAccattccttttttttttttttttttttttttggttttactGTTTCCTTAAtaaaccaaataaaaaaatatttatttgtccTAGGTTATTTACGATATTTAATTTCAATAAGACATTTTAATCTAACAATTTATCATCCAAACAAAgacaatattatttataatctaTTTTGTTATACTCTGaatcataataaattatttttctctGTCTATTTGGGGTATCAATTCGGGTGGGTTCAGGCCAATTTGGCGAAAACATTATTTATAAATTCTCCGAACTGAACCCGAATCAACATAAAAATGGTCAACTTGAACCCGACTTACCCGATCAACCCGAACCAAcccgattttattttattgttatttttatttctaaaaaataattaaataaaaattcaaaacacacgataataatagtaatatttaatttaaatacataataacaaaatatgattaaacttatataatttgaatttaaaaatctagttatagaaaatttaaagtatattcactacaaaaagaaaatattattttaaaaaatcaaaattatactAAATAAAcgggaaaattagcattttagtcctgtatgttggctTCATTTTAGTTTTGGTCATGTATATTGGCTTGTTTtggaaaagatcctgtaactttgtttttattttggatttagtcctacatgttgattgttttggttttggtcctataagttgACTTACTTTTTGATTCTGGTCCTATACAAAgttatattttgaaaaaaagtacaggaatttgttttttttttggatttggtcATATTAGTtgacttgttttttttattttggtcatgGCAAAGATACGGTTTTGACCAAATTAAACTCGGTTAAGTTAAAATAAGCgcctatgttttttattttaaaataataaattaaatttagaatttaaaaGTTGACTTTTCAACTTCACCGCTTAagcttttataataaatatttttttatgattttataattaaataaattaggtttaaaatttagatgttgaccttctaattattttttaaaataataattatgttcTAAAAGGTACAAtaacttggtttttttttttttttgtattttttctcCGTCGCCGAAACTGGAGGGAACAACAAAATTTTGCTTATTttcagtgttctaaaaagcacGCTTAAGCGGCGAATAAGCGTGATAAAAGTGAAACATACCTAAAAAGCTCTGCTTTCAAGAAAAGAGGAACGAAAAAAGTCAACCATAGTTGAAAacgataaaaatatatattagagtgttactttttaaaagaacgaaagtatgttttaaatatatttttagttttttagctaattttgttaatttaggtTGGAACTTATTTATATGATCATTAATAGGTGCTAAGTGGGCGAACACTTAgtgccaaataaataaaaaaatcgaagTTACAGTTGAGAACGATATAAATGAATgtttgtttgttattttttaaaagaacaaaagtatgttacatttaatacattaaattaacatattttagattttattaaattatttagattaaaaaaattttaagcgtaaaaaaaaatatttttttattagttagttgtaattatctcaaaccaataagcaaataaaacatgaaagaataaaaatatttattacaaaaataattagagATCAACTTCTAAATTCCAAAATATGATAACATATAGGAcgaaaaccaaaaaacaaaccaacttacaggaccaaaaccaaaataagccaacatataggactaaatccaaaaaaaaaatcgagttacaggatcttttctAAAACAAGCCAACatataggaccaaaaccaaaaagaagccaacatacaggaccaaaatgtTAATTTTCCCCTAAATAAACATTGAATGACGAAAATCAATTTTATCAATAtacaataaaaaatttcaaacattcAACGTATAAAAATgtagtaaatattttttaattttatataaaaataattattataaaaaaattcgatTTATCTCGGGTCAATCGAATTCAACCCGAATCCGATTAATTTTTTTAGGTTAATTTTCAAAGTCAACACGATTCGACCTGAACCAAAAACCTCCAAAT comes from the Henckelia pumila isolate YLH828 chromosome 1, ASM3356847v2, whole genome shotgun sequence genome and includes:
- the LOC140868089 gene encoding RING-H2 finger protein ATL66-like; the protein is MIMEIVLSVTLLFVGIAALVIIHICVVGRAFGGDFPRRGSISGPSRAVRVPSMRQEDIKELPCFDYKVEENGNRECSVCLENFKNGETCKMLPKCSHSFHSECIDSWLLKTAACPICRASVGSILHFEQVQNRSHSDEVGVELV
- the LOC140875649 gene encoding protein DSS1 HOMOLOG ON CHROMOSOME V-like, which produces MENEPPKPETEEVKMDLFEDDDEFEDFDINREWEDKEEGKEVTQQWEDDWDDDDVSDDFSLQLRRELESIAEKNAAKST
- the LOC140889437 gene encoding pyruvate decarboxylase 2-like isoform X2, encoding MDTILGTLDACKPNNTNIGFPAGNGAVSTLQNTHSHHSAVPDATLGSHVARRLVEIGVGDVFSVPGDFNLTLLDHLIAEPGLTNIGCCNELNAGYAADGYARERGVGACVVTFTVGGLSVINAIAGAYSENLPVICIVGGPNTNDYGTNRILHHTIGLPDFSQELRCFQTVTCYQAVVNNLDDAHEQIDRAISTAMKESKPVYISISCNLPGISHPTFARDPIPFSLSPRLSNKRGLEVAVDAAAAFLNKAVKPVIVGGPKLRVSKACSEFVELVNASGYAMAVMPSAKGLVPEQHPHFIGTYWGAVGTAFCGEIVESADAYIFVGPIFNDYSSVGYSLLLKKEKAIIVQPDRVIIANCPAFGCVLMKDFLRELAKKIEKNTTAHENYKRIYVPDGFPLKNESNGPLRVNVLFQHIQKMLSGETAVIAETGDSWFNCQKLKLPEGCGYEFQMQYGSIGWSVGATLGYAQSVPKKRVIACIGDGSFQVTAQDVSTMIRCGQKTIIFLINNGGYTIEVEIHDGPYNVIKNWNYTGLVDAICNGEGKCWTAKVYCEEELIEAIEKAISEKKDCLCFIEVIVHKDDTSKELLEWGSRVSSANSRPPNSQ
- the LOC140889437 gene encoding pyruvate decarboxylase 2-like isoform X1; protein product: MDTILGTLDACKPNNTNIGFPAGNGAVSTLQNTHSHHSAVPDATLGSHVARRLVEIGVGDVFSVPGDFNLTLLDHLIAEPGLTNIGCCNELNAGYAADGYARERGVGACVVTFTVGGLSVINAIAGAYSENLPVICIVGGPNTNDYGTNRILHHTIGLPDFSQELRCFQTVTCYQAVVNNLDDAHEQIDRAISTAMKESKPVYISISCNLPGISHPTFARDPIPFSLSPRLSNKRGLEVAVDAAAAFLNKAVKPVIVGGPKLRVSKACSEFVELVNASGYAMAVMPSAKGLVPEQHPHFIGTYWGAVGTAFCGEIVESADAYIFVGPIFNDYSSVGYSLLLKKEKAIIVQPDRVIIANCPAFGCVLMKDFLRELAKKIEKNTTAHENYKRIYVPDGFPLKNESNGPLRVNVLFQHIQKMLSGETAVIAETGDSWFNCQKLKLPEGCGWCCRRYEFQMQYGSIGWSVGATLGYAQSVPKKRVIACIGDGSFQVTAQDVSTMIRCGQKTIIFLINNGGYTIEVEIHDGPYNVIKNWNYTGLVDAICNGEGKCWTAKVYCEEELIEAIEKAISEKKDCLCFIEVIVHKDDTSKELLEWGSRVSSANSRPPNSQ